The following proteins are encoded in a genomic region of Leptospira fainei serovar Hurstbridge str. BUT 6:
- a CDS encoding pyridoxal phosphate-dependent aminotransferase has product MDRKFYTSKFGAKFRLQTGIGQLMEDLGNPGPGVSMLGGGSPALIPEVEEAWKEILSKLTSSGSWESILGKYESPSGKEETLEAFAELLQKESGMKISKEEIAITNGSQNAFYLLLNFFSGTFPDGSKRKALFPTVPEYIGYIDQPIEENSIHSLPAIYRETGIDSFRYELDEESLSKLQESNDPLGCTVLSRPTNPTGRVATEEEVEKLLSFSRKKNIPLLLDNAYGFPFPGIIYGPGKWFHGEGLIQGFSLSKIGLPGVRTGFVLADREIIASLNKANAVLNLTSGSLGQYVGLEFLKSGVWHSLSKNVVLPYYAKKRSLALTTIRQEWAGKFDYRIHESEGAFFLWVRVKGLAKSLTELYPILKQEGVIIVPGRYFFPVGGPVDSSSEECARISFARDDGELQEGLRKISNVFQKFTK; this is encoded by the coding sequence ATGGACCGGAAATTCTACACATCTAAGTTCGGGGCGAAATTTAGACTGCAGACAGGGATCGGTCAGCTAATGGAAGATTTGGGGAACCCAGGTCCGGGAGTTAGTATGCTCGGGGGCGGCAGTCCTGCCTTAATTCCTGAGGTCGAAGAGGCTTGGAAAGAGATTCTTTCTAAGCTGACATCCAGCGGTAGCTGGGAATCCATTCTTGGAAAATATGAATCTCCCTCAGGTAAGGAAGAAACTTTAGAGGCCTTCGCGGAACTTCTTCAAAAAGAATCCGGGATGAAAATATCTAAGGAAGAGATTGCCATCACGAACGGGTCTCAAAATGCGTTCTATTTACTTTTGAATTTCTTTTCGGGAACATTTCCGGACGGTTCTAAGCGGAAGGCACTTTTTCCGACAGTTCCCGAATATATCGGATACATCGATCAGCCGATTGAGGAAAACTCCATCCATTCGCTTCCGGCCATATATAGGGAAACGGGAATCGATTCGTTTCGTTACGAGCTAGATGAGGAATCACTTTCTAAATTACAAGAATCGAATGATCCATTGGGTTGCACAGTTTTGTCCAGACCGACAAATCCGACTGGACGGGTTGCTACCGAGGAGGAGGTCGAAAAACTCCTCAGTTTTTCTCGAAAAAAAAACATTCCTCTTTTACTAGATAACGCGTACGGGTTTCCGTTTCCGGGTATCATTTATGGACCTGGAAAATGGTTTCATGGAGAGGGATTGATCCAAGGCTTTAGCCTTTCAAAGATAGGTCTGCCAGGGGTAAGAACGGGGTTCGTCTTGGCCGATCGGGAAATTATTGCTTCCTTGAACAAAGCGAATGCGGTTCTGAATTTAACGAGCGGAAGTCTTGGACAATACGTAGGTCTGGAGTTTCTGAAATCCGGCGTCTGGCATTCTTTAAGTAAAAATGTTGTTCTTCCGTATTATGCCAAAAAACGATCACTCGCTTTAACCACAATCCGCCAGGAATGGGCAGGAAAATTTGACTATCGAATTCATGAGAGCGAGGGAGCATTTTTTCTTTGGGTAAGAGTAAAAGGTTTAGCCAAATCGTTAACCGAGCTCTATCCGATTTTGAAACAAGAAGGCGTTATAATAGTCCCAGGTCGGTATTTTTTTCCCGTTGGAGGTCCTGTCGATTCTTCTTCGGAAGAATGCGCTCGTATCAGCTTCGCTAGAGATGACGGAGAATTGCAAGAAGGTCTCCGAAAAATTAGCAACGTCTTCCAGAAGTTCACAAAATAA
- a CDS encoding adenylate/guanylate cyclase domain-containing protein, which yields MQTRIPSAVWETLDPQNMDLAAFLEAFPWDSKWTSLSDPIDRLWKFDLNATPAELWPWLVDTSSFNKRIGVPEMKFREVSGKLFGTSKNAGIPMEWEEVPWEWEYCKQLNNARIYSKGFAHYVRTRYLLYPLGEDQSRLFVYFGWIPKGFIGKNLLPIGMKQLEKSYFNGLAGVVEDLKKVRNRGWAGPTSLRLLKESQSQKDPIFPARVQQIRVGFIREGQPRELVNKVLSYIFDADENDLYRIRVKSLAKAWDVPFKDLLLIFLHGCRLGLFTLSWDIICPHCRGVRTEALHLGDLPTRDSCDVCEIQFDVNQINSVEITFHVHPSVREIQKRFFCAAEPATKSHIRFQKYLQPNESYQSNLLLHPGTYRLRINGEKKYSLLDVNGNRNNDKLEWAPSTLPDELEIGDEPTFVFKNTTSERIGFIIEERKEDQDSLRPSDLFNFQNFRELFSQEALSTDLQLDIGIQTILFTDIVGSTRFYHQKGDTGAFAEVRQHFVEVYKIVREHQGAVVKTIGDAVMASFTSPVDALIAATELQEYFSDKTAETPIRIRVSLHSGPCLAVNLNSNIDYFGNTVNFAAKLQGVTDEGEIVFSEGIFRDKEIRELMKERSWKVKKVSFHQSWIDEEIQVYKLVTGLD from the coding sequence ATGCAGACTCGCATACCTTCCGCAGTTTGGGAAACCCTAGATCCCCAAAATATGGATCTTGCCGCATTCTTGGAGGCTTTCCCTTGGGATAGTAAATGGACATCGCTGTCCGATCCGATCGATCGCCTCTGGAAGTTTGATCTAAATGCGACACCTGCAGAACTTTGGCCCTGGCTTGTAGATACTTCATCTTTTAACAAACGCATCGGTGTTCCGGAGATGAAATTTCGAGAAGTGAGCGGAAAACTTTTCGGCACCTCCAAAAATGCCGGAATCCCGATGGAATGGGAAGAGGTCCCCTGGGAGTGGGAATACTGCAAACAATTGAATAATGCCCGTATATATTCTAAAGGCTTTGCACATTACGTAAGAACGAGATATTTGCTATATCCGTTAGGAGAAGATCAAAGTCGATTGTTCGTTTATTTTGGATGGATACCGAAAGGTTTTATCGGAAAAAATCTTCTTCCGATCGGAATGAAACAATTGGAGAAATCATATTTTAACGGGCTGGCGGGAGTAGTGGAAGATCTTAAAAAAGTCCGGAATCGCGGTTGGGCCGGTCCGACGTCTTTACGGCTATTGAAGGAGTCGCAGTCCCAAAAGGATCCGATTTTTCCGGCTCGAGTTCAACAAATTCGAGTGGGTTTCATACGGGAAGGCCAACCTAGGGAACTCGTCAATAAAGTATTAAGTTATATTTTCGACGCGGATGAAAATGATCTCTATCGAATTCGCGTAAAGTCCCTGGCGAAGGCTTGGGACGTTCCCTTTAAGGACTTACTATTAATTTTTTTGCATGGATGTCGGCTCGGCCTATTTACGCTTTCCTGGGATATTATTTGTCCTCATTGTAGAGGCGTTAGAACGGAAGCCCTGCATTTAGGAGACCTTCCCACTCGCGACTCATGCGACGTATGCGAAATCCAATTCGACGTAAATCAAATAAATTCAGTAGAGATTACTTTTCACGTTCATCCATCCGTACGAGAAATACAGAAAAGATTTTTCTGTGCAGCCGAACCGGCGACAAAATCTCATATACGATTTCAAAAATATTTGCAACCTAACGAATCATATCAGTCCAATCTTCTACTTCATCCGGGAACGTATCGTTTAAGGATCAACGGTGAAAAGAAATATTCCTTATTGGACGTAAATGGGAATCGTAATAACGATAAATTGGAATGGGCGCCGTCGACCCTACCGGACGAGCTTGAAATCGGAGACGAGCCGACGTTCGTATTTAAGAATACGACATCTGAAAGGATAGGATTCATAATCGAAGAAAGGAAAGAAGATCAGGATAGCTTAAGGCCTTCCGATCTTTTTAATTTTCAAAATTTCCGAGAACTATTTTCACAAGAGGCTCTTTCCACCGATTTACAGTTGGATATCGGAATTCAGACGATTCTTTTTACGGACATAGTAGGATCCACTCGCTTCTATCATCAAAAAGGAGATACGGGTGCGTTTGCGGAAGTTCGACAACATTTTGTGGAAGTATACAAAATCGTTAGAGAACACCAAGGTGCCGTTGTAAAGACGATCGGCGATGCAGTAATGGCTTCTTTTACCTCTCCGGTAGACGCGCTGATCGCCGCAACGGAATTGCAGGAGTATTTTTCGGATAAGACCGCTGAAACCCCGATTAGAATTCGAGTCAGTCTGCATTCCGGACCTTGCCTGGCGGTAAACCTAAATAGCAATATCGATTATTTCGGAAATACCGTAAACTTCGCCGCGAAACTCCAGGGAGTAACCGACGAAGGAGAGATTGTTTTTTCCGAAGGAATATTCCGAGACAAAGAAATTAGAGAGTTGATGAAAGAAAGAAGCTGGAAAGTGAAAAAAGTTTCCTTTCATCAAAGCTGGATCGATGAAGAAATCCAGGTATATAAACTTGTTACGGGCCTAGATTGA
- a CDS encoding HEAT repeat domain-containing protein: MMRLLYVPIYTVLLLILFDLQCSGPPKPDQYPDVQEAEPASLKQLEVDLRSGNSQRKAQAILELADRNERQYILEIRRLLSGPDRTLQGPSVLALGIYKDRPSIPNILYFLNANSGVGQDTVLEALARMEDPSVGSNLLPLLESEDSTIRLLTVETLVRIKANSVGPSLLSAAVKNSNVEKAKTYAMAIGKLRIKEGEPFLLRLADTIEPSPSLAAAYLALGRIGSKKAVPLLVSALKGDFDKGRENSTQALIDIHDPSAVPLVLPLIGNSNREIRYRAADVLIGIPIPMTGQSLSDVLRNGVPEAKGPASHVLGRLKYLPARELIERVLNDSSIPDREIIAQSLGYMGDKRSIPALSKVLKESSGEARYGAAWALGGIGNSEALPFLEEAADSKDLKLARIASESLGMIASPRSLTLLDRKTEQFPDLAPSTLGAVASIRGEEAEKILEKYAQHKNWNLHQVAVSQLGARKDPKSIPVLISLLEDNETPRNRKMVTAALRAITGEKFFSKNEWLNWYKNRK, encoded by the coding sequence ATGATGCGACTTTTATACGTTCCTATTTATACCGTACTTCTACTTATTCTATTCGATCTGCAGTGTAGCGGTCCTCCCAAACCCGATCAGTATCCGGATGTTCAAGAAGCAGAACCTGCTAGTTTGAAGCAACTCGAAGTCGATTTAAGATCGGGGAATTCGCAACGGAAAGCTCAAGCAATTTTAGAACTCGCGGATCGAAATGAACGACAGTACATTCTCGAAATTAGACGATTGTTGAGCGGCCCCGATCGAACTTTACAAGGACCGTCAGTGCTTGCCCTCGGTATCTATAAAGACCGTCCCTCAATTCCGAATATATTATATTTTCTAAATGCGAATTCCGGCGTCGGCCAAGATACCGTACTTGAGGCTTTAGCGAGAATGGAGGATCCGAGTGTCGGTTCGAATTTACTTCCGCTACTGGAAAGCGAGGATTCTACAATTCGCTTATTAACGGTAGAAACCTTAGTGCGGATAAAAGCAAATAGCGTAGGCCCTTCCCTTCTAAGCGCCGCAGTCAAGAATAGTAATGTTGAAAAAGCAAAAACGTATGCGATGGCGATCGGGAAATTACGGATAAAAGAAGGGGAACCATTTCTCCTTCGACTCGCCGATACGATCGAGCCGAGTCCTAGCTTAGCCGCTGCCTATCTTGCTTTAGGCAGAATCGGAAGCAAAAAGGCAGTTCCGTTATTGGTGTCGGCGTTAAAAGGGGATTTCGATAAAGGCCGGGAAAATTCGACTCAAGCGCTAATCGATATACATGATCCTTCCGCCGTGCCGTTAGTCCTACCGTTAATCGGCAATTCAAACAGGGAAATTCGATACAGAGCTGCGGACGTCTTAATTGGGATTCCGATTCCAATGACAGGTCAAAGTCTGTCTGATGTGCTCCGTAATGGCGTGCCCGAAGCGAAAGGGCCGGCTTCCCATGTATTAGGTCGTCTTAAATATCTTCCTGCCCGGGAGTTGATCGAGCGAGTTTTAAACGACAGTTCGATACCTGACCGCGAAATCATAGCTCAGTCTCTAGGATACATGGGAGATAAAAGAAGTATTCCTGCCTTATCAAAGGTCTTAAAAGAATCCTCAGGTGAAGCGAGATACGGAGCTGCCTGGGCTCTTGGAGGGATCGGAAATTCAGAAGCATTACCGTTCTTGGAAGAAGCGGCCGATTCTAAAGATCTCAAACTCGCCCGAATCGCTTCCGAAAGCTTGGGTATGATCGCGTCCCCCCGATCGTTAACACTATTGGATCGCAAGACCGAGCAATTTCCCGACCTTGCTCCGAGTACGTTAGGAGCGGTCGCTTCGATTCGAGGAGAAGAAGCTGAAAAAATTCTCGAAAAATATGCCCAGCATAAAAACTGGAATCTTCACCAAGTTGCAGTCAGTCAATTAGGAGCTCGGAAAGACCCGAAAAGTATCCCGGTTCTAATTTCTCTATTAGAGGATAACGAGACTCCACGAAACCGAAAAATGGTGACCGCAGCTCTTCGCGCCATTACCGGAGAGAAGTTCTTTTCTAAAAACGAGTGGTTGAATTGGTACAAAAATCGAAAGTGA
- a CDS encoding LIC_10091 family lipoprotein: MQTRSLSLIFLTLLFLTGQIACRALSKSDVIVVRPLGLRESKILDSVKEESFEEKNLNGRHYPASNELRIDLFKNSIENLRGAYLGVGTDQNLTFIAWAKSEMAWLVDFDPVVCYINRIHLFFLKKSETPEAYKELWERKNFASSLRILKAEFGESTDWKWYDEAWKVAFRGKADVPTRWLELERSKEKFGWQTFLHDKNDYDYLRNMVLNGRIRIRKADLNANGTIREISEAMNKVGLPFRVVYLSNAEEYFSYPRDFRENILSLPTDEKGILLRTIQNRAKDVYGFPDGEKYPTKFPLHYNVQPLLSFRLWMELDRRLFITQMLEYREPVEKGFSKLSVPPWEAHP, from the coding sequence ATGCAAACTCGTTCTCTATCGTTAATCTTCCTGACACTTCTTTTCCTAACCGGCCAAATTGCCTGTCGGGCACTTTCAAAATCGGATGTAATCGTAGTTCGTCCGCTCGGGCTTCGAGAATCAAAAATTCTAGATTCGGTAAAAGAGGAAAGTTTCGAGGAAAAGAATTTAAACGGCCGTCATTATCCCGCCTCTAACGAACTTAGGATCGATCTTTTTAAGAATTCCATCGAGAATCTTAGAGGCGCCTATCTTGGAGTCGGAACCGATCAAAATCTTACTTTTATAGCTTGGGCAAAGAGCGAAATGGCTTGGTTAGTGGATTTCGACCCCGTCGTTTGTTACATCAATCGAATTCATTTATTTTTCCTAAAGAAGAGCGAAACTCCCGAAGCCTATAAAGAGTTATGGGAAAGAAAAAACTTCGCTTCTTCATTAAGGATTTTAAAAGCGGAGTTTGGCGAGTCTACGGATTGGAAATGGTATGACGAAGCCTGGAAAGTTGCCTTTCGAGGAAAAGCGGACGTTCCGACTCGTTGGCTTGAACTGGAACGTAGCAAAGAAAAATTCGGATGGCAAACGTTTCTTCACGATAAGAATGATTACGATTATCTTCGAAACATGGTCCTTAACGGAAGAATTAGAATTCGTAAAGCCGACTTAAATGCCAACGGGACCATTCGAGAAATTTCCGAGGCAATGAACAAGGTAGGTCTTCCGTTTCGAGTCGTATATTTATCAAACGCCGAGGAATACTTTTCCTATCCTCGAGACTTTCGCGAAAATATCCTTTCACTTCCGACTGATGAAAAAGGGATTCTATTAAGGACGATACAAAATCGGGCAAAGGACGTATATGGATTTCCCGACGGCGAAAAGTATCCTACAAAATTTCCATTGCATTATAACGTCCAACCGCTGCTTTCTTTCCGTCTATGGATGGAACTCGATAGACGATTATTTATAACTCAAATGCTGGAATATAGGGAACCGGTGGAAAAAGGGTTTTCCAAGCTTTCGGTTCCTCCTTGGGAAGCTCATCCGTGA
- a CDS encoding N-acyl homoserine lactonase family protein has translation MKTFLTFFILLYLISCKSALKPTQENLRQEIKSKTATIPVFRGLEDGLYAVLYGKGKYPNYLTDSGETDGEQELAFFFYLVKLNKRIILVDSGISSEETRSKYGIQDWVSPDKILLKAGIRPTMITDIILTHFHFDHAGGLDLFRNARIYVHPKEWELLKKTNWFSNQAKTLYAREKERKVIFLESSAELFPNFRIIFTRGHTPGHSAVEWLRAPKNRVLITGDECYFIEHCIEGTGLPNSAASSVRNNREFLHYVELLAEQGTKIFTSHDPIILEQNPEVFPRIFKIY, from the coding sequence GTGAAAACTTTTCTTACTTTTTTTATCTTGCTCTATCTTATTTCCTGTAAATCGGCTTTGAAGCCGACGCAGGAAAATCTTCGACAAGAAATTAAAAGTAAGACGGCGACGATTCCGGTTTTTCGAGGATTAGAAGACGGATTGTATGCGGTATTATACGGAAAAGGAAAGTATCCGAATTATTTGACGGACTCAGGGGAAACGGACGGCGAACAGGAACTTGCTTTCTTTTTTTACTTAGTAAAACTGAATAAACGAATCATTCTAGTGGATTCGGGAATCTCCTCCGAAGAGACTCGAAGCAAGTACGGAATTCAAGATTGGGTTTCTCCGGATAAAATTCTGCTAAAAGCAGGAATACGTCCGACAATGATAACGGATATTATTCTAACTCATTTTCATTTCGATCATGCGGGGGGATTGGATTTATTTCGCAATGCGAGAATTTACGTTCACCCTAAAGAATGGGAACTGTTAAAGAAAACGAATTGGTTTTCGAATCAGGCTAAAACTCTATATGCAAGAGAAAAAGAGAGGAAAGTGATTTTCCTCGAGTCTAGCGCGGAATTATTCCCGAATTTTAGAATTATATTCACTCGAGGCCATACTCCCGGACATTCCGCGGTGGAATGGTTAAGAGCCCCGAAAAATCGTGTGTTAATCACGGGTGACGAATGTTATTTCATTGAGCATTGTATTGAAGGGACCGGACTACCAAACTCGGCGGCTAGCTCCGTCCGGAACAATCGGGAATTTTTACATTACGTCGAATTATTAGCCGAGCAGGGAACGAAAATTTTTACTTCTCACGATCCGATTATCCTCGAACAGAATCCGGAAGTTTTCCCTCGAATTTTTAAAATCTACTGA
- a CDS encoding AMP-dependent synthetase/ligase gives MYKNLADMYLKAAQAYGDRPAFWSKDETKEYRATSFKQLVDLGLNLAEALIDLGVKAREHIGVIADNRLEWIIVDAAVLFTGSANVPRGTDVTDAEMDHILNHSEAEVVFLETDKVYEKYSKNKSKLKGVKTVIIMDKDSKTKAKGVLHLYDLIEKGRELRAHGAKKTEKRIEAIKPDDLFTLIYTSGTTGMPKGVMLMHSNMIHQMEHVVPLILKKSMIKDDDSMLSILPVWHIFERVVEYSAISLGIATFYTKVSDLRNDLAKAKPSFMASAPRVWESIYTGIYNRINDPKQTPPVRKFLFNTAYLFSKNYHAAVRFLSGREVDYEGRNIIQSFVLGIQAVIRLILTGPFTVSLLAGASYFYLKMAHPNLPFVPGLLLTVAILGLIFNYKTLDAIVLSKIRQATGGRLRGTLSGGGALQRHVDNFFNDIGLLVLEGYGMTETAPVISVRHYDYPIIGSVGYIVPKTELQIRDDSGKVLTHINDNKEVLAGKIGLKGIVHIKGPQVMKGYYKNPEATKKTISDGWINTGDIGFINFKKTLTLTGRAKDTVVLLGGENVEPVPIENKMDESPFIKQSMVFGQDQKVLGAIIVPDFENLKPWLEENGITAHDIKDLIDHPKVLEFYKKEVREYNSTKEGFKSFELVQHIVIAPKPFEIGDELTNLLKMKRHVITEKYQKKIDKVYK, from the coding sequence ATGTATAAGAATTTAGCAGATATGTACCTCAAGGCGGCCCAAGCCTATGGGGACAGGCCAGCATTTTGGTCGAAAGATGAGACCAAAGAATATAGGGCAACGTCCTTTAAGCAGCTGGTTGATTTAGGCCTTAATTTAGCGGAAGCGCTCATTGACCTAGGTGTAAAGGCACGCGAGCATATAGGAGTCATTGCGGATAATCGTCTGGAATGGATTATCGTTGATGCGGCCGTATTGTTTACCGGCTCTGCCAACGTTCCTCGCGGTACTGACGTTACCGACGCGGAAATGGATCATATTCTAAACCATTCCGAAGCTGAGGTCGTTTTCTTAGAAACCGATAAAGTATATGAGAAATATTCGAAGAATAAATCCAAGCTGAAAGGCGTTAAGACTGTAATTATCATGGATAAAGACAGTAAGACAAAAGCAAAAGGGGTCTTACATCTTTATGATCTGATTGAAAAAGGTCGAGAACTTAGAGCTCACGGAGCAAAGAAGACGGAAAAAAGGATCGAGGCTATCAAGCCGGACGATTTATTCACTTTGATTTATACTTCGGGAACAACCGGCATGCCTAAAGGCGTTATGCTAATGCATTCGAATATGATTCATCAGATGGAACATGTAGTTCCTTTAATCTTGAAAAAATCCATGATCAAAGATGATGATAGTATGCTATCGATTCTTCCTGTTTGGCATATTTTCGAAAGAGTCGTTGAGTATTCTGCGATATCTCTCGGTATTGCTACCTTCTATACGAAGGTATCGGACTTACGGAACGACCTAGCGAAAGCGAAGCCTTCCTTTATGGCATCCGCCCCGAGAGTGTGGGAAAGTATTTATACCGGAATTTACAATCGGATTAACGATCCGAAACAGACTCCTCCAGTTAGAAAATTTCTTTTCAATACGGCATATCTGTTTTCCAAAAACTACCATGCGGCCGTTCGTTTCTTGAGTGGTCGAGAAGTCGATTACGAAGGAAGAAATATCATTCAATCCTTTGTTCTCGGAATTCAGGCAGTGATTCGGTTGATTTTGACCGGCCCATTTACCGTTTCCTTGCTCGCAGGCGCATCCTATTTCTACCTGAAAATGGCGCACCCAAATTTGCCGTTTGTTCCCGGTCTATTGTTAACTGTGGCTATCCTCGGCCTCATATTTAACTATAAAACCTTGGACGCGATCGTGCTTTCGAAAATTCGTCAGGCAACCGGCGGCCGTCTTAGAGGCACTCTTTCCGGTGGCGGGGCTCTTCAACGGCATGTCGATAATTTCTTTAACGATATCGGCCTATTGGTTCTTGAAGGTTACGGAATGACTGAAACGGCACCCGTAATTTCAGTTCGTCATTACGATTATCCGATTATCGGTTCGGTCGGATATATTGTCCCGAAAACGGAATTGCAGATTCGCGATGATAGCGGAAAGGTTCTCACTCACATTAATGATAACAAGGAAGTTCTTGCCGGAAAGATCGGATTGAAAGGCATCGTTCACATTAAAGGACCGCAAGTCATGAAAGGTTATTATAAAAACCCCGAAGCGACCAAAAAGACTATTTCGGACGGTTGGATCAATACCGGAGATATCGGTTTCATCAATTTCAAGAAGACTCTGACTTTGACGGGACGAGCGAAAGATACGGTAGTTCTCCTTGGTGGGGAGAATGTCGAGCCGGTTCCGATCGAGAACAAGATGGACGAGTCGCCTTTCATCAAACAATCAATGGTGTTCGGACAGGACCAAAAAGTATTAGGGGCGATCATTGTTCCGGATTTTGAAAATCTGAAACCTTGGTTGGAGGAGAACGGAATCACTGCCCATGATATTAAGGATTTAATCGATCATCCTAAAGTTCTGGAATTTTATAAGAAGGAAGTTCGCGAATATAACAGTACGAAAGAAGGGTTTAAATCGTTCGAGTTAGTGCAACATATCGTGATCGCGCCTAAACCGTTCGAAATCGGGGACGAGTTAACGAATTTACTTAAAATGAAGAGACACGTCATAACCGAAAAATATCAGAAAAAGATAGATAAGGTTTATAAATAA
- the aat gene encoding leucyl/phenylalanyl-tRNA--protein transferase — MRDYSDFFANPRVTKDEVVGIGGDLTVDRLLYAYTHGIFPWADKPLLWFSLDPRAIFDLNVLHLSRRVHRKIRQKKYTITINRAFDQVMRCCSYRPEEQTWITDTFLNGFARFHREGYAHSLEVWSEDGRLGGGIYGVAIGKFFAGESMFSFEPDFGKIGLYHLFQLLKKDGFILFDTQQMNPVTLNLGAYEIPKSKFLDRLTDAVETPSKWRPSRLEN, encoded by the coding sequence ATTCGGGATTATTCTGATTTTTTTGCCAATCCTAGAGTCACGAAAGATGAAGTGGTCGGAATCGGCGGTGACTTAACTGTAGATCGTCTTTTATATGCCTACACGCATGGAATATTTCCGTGGGCTGATAAACCTCTTCTTTGGTTTTCCCTAGATCCCCGAGCCATTTTCGACCTTAACGTTCTCCACTTAAGTCGACGAGTTCATCGAAAAATTCGACAAAAAAAATACACTATTACGATCAATCGAGCCTTCGATCAAGTTATGCGATGCTGTTCCTATCGTCCTGAGGAGCAAACTTGGATTACCGATACGTTTCTTAATGGGTTCGCTAGATTTCATCGGGAAGGTTACGCGCATAGTTTGGAAGTATGGAGTGAAGACGGAAGATTGGGCGGCGGCATTTACGGTGTAGCGATTGGAAAATTCTTTGCCGGGGAATCGATGTTCTCTTTCGAACCGGATTTCGGAAAGATCGGACTCTATCATTTATTTCAGTTATTGAAAAAAGACGGCTTTATACTATTCGATACTCAGCAAATGAATCCCGTTACGTTAAATCTAGGAGCGTATGAAATACCTAAATCCAAATTTTTGGATCGTCTAACGGATGCCGTCGAGACTCCTTCAAAATGGCGACCCTCTCGCCTGGAAAATTAA
- the thpR gene encoding RNA 2',3'-cyclic phosphodiesterase, producing the protein MRIFLGISLPDRVREVLAGICYGLEGARWVSPENFHITLVFLGEISPDKVEQVHEICASIVVKPFSVSLNGLGWFRQKSPSILYVRVDRSVELQELQKTLESGCRRFGFSVEKREYVPHVTIGRLRDVAQGKAMVYLDEFESINAPAFEVNEFHIYSSRSGGEGPIYRIEDSFSLGES; encoded by the coding sequence ATGAGAATTTTTTTGGGTATTTCTCTTCCGGATCGGGTGCGGGAGGTCCTGGCCGGAATCTGCTACGGGCTGGAGGGAGCGAGATGGGTTTCCCCCGAAAATTTTCACATTACCCTCGTTTTTTTGGGGGAGATTTCCCCGGACAAGGTCGAACAAGTGCATGAAATTTGCGCGAGTATTGTAGTAAAACCCTTCTCGGTAAGTCTGAATGGGTTAGGTTGGTTTAGGCAAAAATCCCCGTCGATATTGTACGTGAGAGTCGATCGATCCGTAGAATTGCAGGAGTTACAAAAAACATTGGAATCGGGATGCCGACGCTTCGGATTTTCCGTTGAAAAAAGGGAGTATGTACCGCACGTAACGATCGGAAGATTAAGGGATGTAGCTCAAGGCAAAGCCATGGTGTATTTGGACGAATTTGAAAGTATTAATGCTCCAGCTTTCGAAGTGAACGAGTTTCACATTTATTCGAGTCGAAGTGGCGGTGAAGGACCCATCTATCGAATTGAGGATTCCTTTTCGTTGGGAGAATCGTGA